A window from Actinomycetospora corticicola encodes these proteins:
- a CDS encoding type II secretion system F family protein has protein sequence MSATVALLLGGAALLVWPASPAATRVRALRTDVASSGGLRRPPPVVLAVAVLGLVVLVAGPGGGVAALVVGGVLWRARSARRRDRSRRDAVDGLAEGLAGFAAELRAGHPPAAAAGAAARDAHEVCARSLALVEATARLGGDVPTALREFAVGEALVGVHVRRLADAWSLADRHGIGLAGLAEAVAEDLRARVRFEGRLGAQLAGPRTTAAVLAGLPVVGLLLGQLLGARPWAVLTGSALGQGLLVVGAVLVAVGLEWSAHLTARVVR, from the coding sequence ATGAGCGCGACCGTGGCCCTCCTGCTCGGCGGCGCCGCGCTGCTCGTCTGGCCTGCGTCCCCCGCGGCGACCCGGGTCCGGGCCCTGCGCACGGACGTGGCGTCGAGCGGGGGCCTCCGTCGGCCGCCGCCCGTCGTGCTCGCCGTGGCCGTACTCGGCCTCGTGGTCCTCGTGGCGGGCCCCGGAGGCGGTGTCGCGGCCCTCGTGGTCGGCGGGGTGCTGTGGCGGGCCCGCAGCGCCCGTCGTCGGGACCGGTCGCGGCGCGATGCGGTCGACGGGCTCGCCGAGGGCCTCGCCGGGTTCGCCGCCGAGCTGCGCGCCGGTCACCCCCCGGCCGCCGCGGCCGGCGCCGCCGCGCGGGACGCCCACGAGGTGTGCGCGCGCTCGCTGGCGCTCGTCGAGGCGACCGCACGGCTCGGGGGCGACGTCCCGACGGCCCTGCGCGAGTTCGCGGTCGGGGAGGCCCTGGTCGGGGTCCACGTGCGGCGCCTCGCGGACGCGTGGTCCCTCGCGGACCGGCACGGCATCGGGCTGGCCGGGCTGGCGGAGGCGGTCGCGGAGGACCTCCGCGCCCGGGTCCGCTTCGAGGGGCGACTCGGAGCCCAGCTCGCCGGTCCGCGGACGACCGCGGCCGTCCTCGCGGGACTGCCCGTCGTCGGGTTGCTGCTCGGACAGCTGCTCGGCGCCCGGCCCTGGGCGGTGCTGACCGGCTCGGCGCTCGGGCAGGGGCTGCTCGTCGTCGGCGCGGTCCTCGTGGCCGTGGGACTGGAGTGGAGCGCCCACCTCACCGCGCGGGTCGTCCGGTGA
- a CDS encoding bifunctional DNA primase/polymerase, with protein sequence MQWWDSYRAVYGTELRAEAMVLADHGWAVVPGTFPQGEVWTGRAEAPQAGPVPVLDDWAAKATTDTTQIADWWSGLPYSILLPTGLTFDVIEVPASIGRRAAAALRAVGVPVPIAATPTGEWLFPVLPGEPLRPDLAGRPGMTLHGRGSYLTAPPSTFPQGSIHWRVRPAVSGWRLPDPYSVQDAMAEAVRERPHRGLGGSSTYRLATVATGIRS encoded by the coding sequence ATGCAGTGGTGGGACAGCTACCGCGCCGTCTACGGCACCGAGCTCCGCGCCGAGGCCATGGTGCTCGCCGACCACGGCTGGGCGGTGGTTCCCGGGACCTTCCCGCAGGGTGAGGTCTGGACCGGTCGGGCGGAGGCCCCCCAGGCCGGCCCCGTCCCGGTGCTGGACGACTGGGCGGCGAAGGCGACGACCGACACGACGCAGATCGCCGACTGGTGGTCGGGCCTGCCCTACTCGATCCTGCTGCCCACCGGGCTCACGTTCGACGTCATCGAGGTGCCGGCGAGCATCGGCCGGCGGGCGGCCGCGGCGCTGCGCGCCGTCGGTGTCCCGGTGCCGATCGCAGCCACGCCGACCGGCGAATGGCTCTTCCCGGTGCTGCCGGGCGAGCCGCTGCGGCCCGACCTCGCGGGTCGTCCCGGCATGACGCTCCACGGTCGCGGCAGCTACCTCACCGCGCCCCCGTCGACCTTCCCGCAGGGCTCGATCCACTGGCGGGTCCGCCCGGCGGTGTCCGGCTGGCGGCTCCCGGACCCCTACAGCGTCCAGGACGCGATGGCCGAGGCCGTCCGCGAGCGCCCGCACCGCGGGCTCGGCGGCAGCTCGACCTACCGCCTGGCGACGGTCGCCACGGGCATCCGCTCGTAA
- a CDS encoding type II secretion system F family protein, translating into MTALVLAVLLLAAALLVTPGPVDAALRLAALDRVAPPRRERRRAEPRDPWREAGGWDELAACLRAGLSLDLAVRAVAESAPSATARALTRVADLVALGADPGAAWAPALEEPSTARLARAARRSARSGAAVADVAAAVAVDVRAEAAEAVAARAERAGVLVAGPLGLCFLPAFLALGIAPVVIGLASPLLERT; encoded by the coding sequence GTGACCGCCCTCGTGCTCGCGGTACTGCTCCTCGCCGCCGCCCTGCTGGTCACGCCCGGGCCGGTCGACGCGGCGCTCCGGCTCGCGGCCCTCGACCGCGTGGCCCCGCCCCGTCGGGAGCGGCGGCGAGCGGAGCCCCGGGATCCGTGGCGGGAGGCGGGCGGCTGGGACGAGCTCGCCGCCTGCCTGCGCGCTGGACTGTCCCTCGACCTGGCGGTGCGCGCGGTCGCCGAGTCCGCCCCGTCGGCGACGGCGCGGGCCCTCACCCGCGTCGCCGACCTCGTCGCCCTCGGCGCCGACCCGGGCGCGGCCTGGGCGCCCGCCCTGGAGGAGCCGTCGACCGCGCGCCTCGCCCGGGCCGCCCGCCGGTCGGCCCGCAGCGGCGCGGCGGTGGCCGACGTGGCGGCGGCGGTCGCGGTCGACGTGCGCGCCGAGGCCGCCGAGGCGGTCGCCGCACGCGCCGAGCGGGCGGGCGTCCTCGTGGCCGGACCGCTCGGGCTGTGCTTCCTGCCGGCCTTCCTGGCACTGGGGATCGCCCCGGTCGTCATCGGGCTGGCGAGCCCGCTCCTGGAGCGGACGTGA
- a CDS encoding DEAD/DEAH box helicase, translated as MSGVGALERAEGVPDDDGRGTALLRRVLAGTPQGEAPLTHAEVVPAREGRRAPWPGWVPDDVRARLVARGILGPWGHQAEAAEHAWAGRHVVVSTGTASGKSLAYQLPVVAGLTADPRATALYLSPTKALGADQLRAARALDPGGPDGLRASSYDGDTPYAERDAIRRTARWIFTNPDMLHRGVLPRHGRWTTFLRRLRYVVIDEAHAYRGVFGSHVALLLRRLRRVCARYGAKPVFVLASATMSDPATSASALTGLDVVGVTDDASPRGARAVGLWEPPLLPEITGENGAPVRRSAGAETSRILADLVVEGARSLAFVRSRRGAELTALGARRVLAEVDPDLAGRVAAYRAGFLPEERRALEESLLSGELRGVATTNALELGIDIAGLDAVVVAGFPGTRASFWQQAGRAGRSGDDALVLLVARDDPLDTFLVHHPAALLGAPLERCVLDPTNPYVLAPHLACAASEMPLTAADVSEVFPGSGEVLADLVAEGLLRHRRGGWFWALPTETPHHGVDIRGSGGEQVVIVETETGRMLGTVDPGAAHSTVHEGAVHLHQGTSYVVDSLDLEENIAHVHAEEPEWTTQSRSVTDIAVVETEHCSSFGAMADDGPELQVCLGTVEVTNQVVGYLRRMPSGQVVEQVPLDLPERTLATRAVWYTLAESLLAGIGIDPARVPGSLHAAEHAAIGLMPLVATCDRWDIGGVSTALHPDTGRPTVFVHDGHPGGAGFADRGHEALQVWLSATRDAIADCECRSGCPSCVQSPKCGNGNDPLDKAGAIAVLTAVLARLG; from the coding sequence GTGAGTGGTGTGGGGGCCCTGGAGCGAGCGGAGGGCGTTCCCGACGACGACGGGCGGGGCACGGCCCTGCTCCGTCGGGTCCTGGCCGGCACGCCGCAGGGCGAGGCTCCGCTGACCCACGCCGAGGTGGTCCCGGCGCGGGAGGGGCGGCGCGCGCCGTGGCCGGGGTGGGTTCCCGACGACGTCCGTGCCCGGCTCGTCGCGCGCGGCATCCTGGGCCCGTGGGGGCACCAGGCCGAGGCCGCGGAGCACGCGTGGGCGGGCCGGCACGTGGTGGTCTCCACCGGCACGGCGTCCGGCAAGTCGCTGGCCTACCAGCTGCCGGTGGTCGCGGGGCTCACGGCGGACCCCCGCGCGACCGCGCTGTACCTGTCCCCCACCAAGGCGCTGGGCGCCGACCAGCTGCGCGCGGCGCGGGCGCTCGACCCGGGTGGCCCCGACGGCCTGCGGGCCTCGTCCTACGACGGCGACACCCCGTACGCCGAGCGGGACGCGATCCGCCGCACCGCACGGTGGATCTTCACGAACCCCGACATGCTGCACCGCGGGGTCCTGCCCCGGCACGGGCGCTGGACCACGTTCCTGCGCCGTCTGCGGTACGTGGTGATCGACGAGGCGCACGCCTACCGCGGCGTGTTCGGCTCCCACGTCGCGCTGCTGCTGCGGCGGCTGCGCCGGGTCTGCGCCCGCTACGGCGCGAAGCCGGTCTTCGTGCTCGCGTCCGCCACCATGTCGGACCCGGCGACGTCGGCGTCGGCGCTGACCGGGCTCGACGTCGTGGGGGTCACCGACGACGCGTCGCCGCGCGGCGCCCGGGCGGTCGGCCTGTGGGAGCCGCCGCTGCTCCCGGAGATCACCGGCGAGAACGGGGCGCCCGTGCGCCGGTCCGCGGGCGCGGAGACCTCCCGGATCCTCGCCGACCTCGTGGTGGAGGGCGCCCGGTCGCTGGCGTTCGTGCGCTCCCGTCGTGGCGCGGAACTGACGGCGCTCGGGGCCCGGCGGGTGCTCGCGGAGGTCGACCCCGACCTCGCGGGCCGGGTCGCCGCGTACCGGGCGGGCTTCCTGCCCGAGGAGCGGCGGGCGCTCGAGGAGTCCCTGCTCTCCGGCGAGCTCCGCGGCGTGGCCACCACCAACGCCCTCGAGCTCGGCATCGACATCGCCGGGCTCGACGCCGTCGTGGTCGCCGGGTTCCCGGGCACGCGGGCGTCGTTCTGGCAGCAGGCGGGGCGGGCGGGCCGGTCGGGCGACGACGCGCTGGTGCTGCTCGTGGCCCGGGACGATCCGCTGGACACCTTCCTCGTCCACCACCCGGCGGCGCTGCTGGGCGCCCCGCTCGAGCGGTGCGTGCTCGACCCCACGAACCCCTACGTGCTGGCGCCGCACCTGGCCTGCGCGGCCTCGGAGATGCCGTTGACCGCGGCGGACGTCTCCGAGGTGTTCCCGGGCAGCGGGGAGGTGCTGGCCGACCTCGTGGCCGAGGGCCTGCTGCGCCACCGGCGCGGGGGCTGGTTCTGGGCGCTGCCGACCGAGACCCCGCACCACGGCGTCGACATCCGCGGCTCCGGCGGCGAGCAGGTGGTGATCGTCGAGACCGAGACCGGCCGCATGCTCGGCACGGTCGACCCGGGGGCGGCGCACTCGACGGTGCACGAGGGCGCGGTGCACCTGCACCAGGGCACGAGCTATGTGGTCGACTCGCTCGACCTCGAGGAGAACATCGCCCACGTCCACGCCGAGGAACCGGAGTGGACCACCCAGTCCCGGTCGGTCACCGACATCGCGGTGGTCGAGACCGAACACTGCTCGTCGTTCGGCGCGATGGCCGACGACGGACCGGAGCTGCAGGTCTGTCTCGGCACGGTCGAGGTGACGAACCAGGTGGTCGGCTACCTGCGACGGATGCCCTCGGGACAGGTCGTCGAGCAGGTGCCGCTGGACCTCCCGGAGCGGACCCTCGCGACCCGGGCGGTCTGGTACACGCTCGCCGAGTCGCTGCTCGCCGGGATCGGCATCGACCCGGCCCGGGTGCCGGGGTCGCTGCACGCCGCCGAGCACGCGGCGATCGGGCTGATGCCGCTGGTCGCCACCTGCGACCGGTGGGACATCGGCGGCGTCTCCACGGCGCTGCACCCCGACACCGGCCGGCCCACCGTGTTCGTGCACGACGGGCACCCGGGCGGGGCGGGGTTCGCCGACCGCGGGCACGAGGCGCTGCAGGTGTGGCTGTCGGCCACCCGCGACGCGATCGCCGACTGCGAGTGCCGGTCGGGCTGCCCGTCCTGCGTGCAGTCACCGAAGTGCGGCAACGGGAACGACCCGCTCGACAAGGCCGGGGCGATCGCGGTGCTGACGGCGGTGCTCGCCCGTCTGGGCTGA
- a CDS encoding DUF4244 domain-containing protein, giving the protein MEPTTTVALLTARCTAVMRSDDGMSTVEYAVGLVAAAAFAGLLIVIINGAGVLDALTGLIERALAPAG; this is encoded by the coding sequence ATGGAACCCACGACGACGGTCGCGCTGCTGACGGCGCGGTGCACGGCGGTGATGCGGTCGGACGACGGGATGTCGACGGTCGAGTACGCCGTCGGTCTCGTGGCCGCGGCGGCGTTCGCCGGGCTGTTGATCGTCATCATCAACGGCGCGGGCGTCCTCGACGCCCTGACCGGACTCATCGAACGGGCCCTCGCCCCCGCAGGGTGA
- a CDS encoding Rv3654c family TadE-like protein produces the protein MRGAVRVAMADDRGAATVVAAAMIGVLVLLLATVLVLGSVVATRHRAAVAADLAALGGAAEGVRGRQAGCDRAEDLARRNGGELRACAWQGWDLEVVVASTCGCLPIGDTATVRARAGPVVNIMR, from the coding sequence GTGAGGGGCGCCGTCCGGGTGGCGATGGCCGACGACCGGGGCGCGGCGACGGTCGTGGCCGCCGCGATGATCGGTGTGCTCGTCCTGCTGCTCGCCACCGTGCTCGTCCTCGGGTCGGTGGTCGCCACCCGGCACCGCGCGGCGGTCGCGGCCGACCTCGCCGCCCTCGGCGGGGCGGCGGAGGGCGTGCGGGGACGACAGGCGGGGTGCGATCGCGCGGAGGACCTCGCGCGGCGCAACGGCGGCGAACTGCGGGCGTGCGCGTGGCAGGGCTGGGATCTGGAGGTCGTCGTGGCCTCGACCTGCGGATGTCTCCCCATCGGTGACACGGCCACCGTCCGCGCCCGGGCGGGCCCTGTGGTGAACATCATGCGGTGA
- a CDS encoding TadE family type IV pilus minor pilin has protein sequence MATVEAAIALGALVLVFVVVLAGLGAVVARIRCVDAAGEAARRAARDDGVGAGELAAGLPPGAEVTVAVEGDTVRVRVALPPLGGALRGLHVTAEAVAAREPSAAGPTGVPDGSPSDGASPGSPGSERSDPEPSDPEPRSPEPPAPPTPGPAGEPEPARLPPAAVPEELPP, from the coding sequence ATGGCGACCGTCGAGGCGGCGATCGCGCTGGGGGCGCTGGTCCTGGTGTTCGTGGTGGTGCTCGCGGGGCTCGGTGCGGTGGTCGCGCGCATCCGATGCGTGGACGCGGCCGGGGAGGCCGCCCGACGGGCCGCGCGGGACGACGGCGTCGGTGCCGGGGAGCTCGCGGCCGGGCTCCCGCCGGGTGCCGAGGTCACGGTGGCGGTCGAGGGCGACACGGTGCGGGTGCGGGTGGCCCTGCCACCGCTCGGCGGGGCGCTGCGCGGCCTGCACGTCACGGCCGAGGCGGTGGCGGCCCGGGAGCCCTCGGCGGCCGGTCCGACGGGCGTCCCCGACGGTTCGCCGTCCGACGGGGCGAGCCCCGGTTCGCCCGGCTCGGAGCGGTCCGACCCGGAGCCGTCCGACCCGGAGCCGCGCAGCCCGGAGCCGCCCGCCCCGCCCACCCCCGGCCCGGCGGGCGAGCCCGAGCCGGCCCGGCTCCCGCCGGCCGCGGTCCCCGAGGAGCTGCCGCCGTGA